The region GCTGACACCTGACCGACTGTAATCTTTTCACCGCCAGTAACAGACGCACACTCACATGTCCtatgtgacagcgtgggaacccaCAGCGGTAAGCAATGCTCTGGGCTCTGACTGGCGGTGACTTCAGTATGATTGCCGCTAGTCAGAgccagtgtttcccatgctgtcacacagaggacagcatgggaaccgcaggaTCTTTGGGCCTCCCATTCACGGGAATGAGTTTCGAACCATCCGGCTTCAGGATCACGTTCGGGTACTATACTAAACTTTTTTATAAAGTTTGGCTGAAACCCAGGGACCCGAACATCCACGCGTCTACCCATCTCTACTAACATCTGCTCCACATGAATTCTTCTCACTGACATCACACAACATTGAGCTGATTCTCACACTTACCTTGACTCATTTCCTCCTTTTCTTCATTTTCTGAGCTTTGTTGCTCTTCGCTCAAATAAATTGAAGATTTCCTTTCCTCAGGAGCTGGAATTTCTGATCAGAAAGTAAACAAATCTCTTAGTAACAATGAATTCTTATAGAATCTGCTTTGTATCTATAACGTAAGTAAAACGACAACTTATTACATGATACTATTGTGCGGTTACTGTGGCCGAACGGCAGAGAAATCTTATACAGAGGTCAGGAGTCACTGTCAGCCATCATACATATCCCATCACTGACAGATGTCATCTGCGGCACATGAATTCTCCTCACTGACTGACATCACACAACATACAGCTGATTCTCACACTTACCTTCTCTCTTTTCCCCCATTTCTTCATTGTCTGAGTTTTGTTGCTCTATTTCCTCGTGAGCTTCATTTTCTGATCAGAAAGTAAAAACAAACTCTTAGTAACAGAATACTCTTTTAGGATCTGCTACATAAATAAAATTTCAGTTGTCAAGGTTTTTCTTATGGATTTCGGGTTTTAGCTTGGCCAATAGGCTCAATCCCATTAATCCCAACTTTCTGTTCATTCAGATCCCTGAATGACTATCCCTAAGGCCGTGACACAATGAAGGGTGGGGCAGCACTTCTGCTAGGAAAACGCTGAAGGTCGGGCATGGATCTCTGGCGCTCCCCTCTTTTATCCCCCTCTCCCTCTTTATTTACTAATACATACACCAATCACAGACTGTTCACAGGGAAGGAAACCTATCCGTCCCCTGCTATGGTCCCCTGACTGGCCAGGTTTGCTAGCCAACTACCTGCAAAGCACTTGTGAGTACGTTCAATGGcaaaaacagagagaaagctatttTCCCACCGTTTAACCCCTTCAGGAGGGGGAAATACAACAAATAGGGTAATGCCATGTGTTTTTTCTTGAATGTTCAGGGATCAccattacttttgctgaattggttctagtttttgagATAATTGTTAAGAGTGTGtctcgtcctcctgggagatctggggttagaagatcactacgtattctgaaccgcagatcttccatttgtttgtgtcccatattaagtgAATTTAATttcttttggtgctgaagaggttaacgaccattTCTAGGCTGCtttagactcaggcctctctaccttcaagagtacccccgggagATGAATAGTTGAGGGCCCAGTTCtatggacagtttgaggccccattTATTACCGAAAACCGTCACAGCGTGACAATAGTTCATCCATAACAATAATGATTTCCTAGGTAATGAAATATCCTATGCAATTATTTTGTATTTCAATGTGTAGGCTTACAATGCTATAAAAGCGACTTTTCAAGGCCAgaattttattttaattaattaactATTATTTGAAAAACTAGAGCCATTCTGGCAAAACCAAAGCAATATTTTTAATCAGCaccataaacttaatataaaaccgttaagatatctttggcaccaaaatctCTGTTTACCAGTGCAATGTAAGTAAAGAGACACCTTATTACATGATACTATTGTGCACGAACAGCAGAGGAATGTTATATAGAAATCAGCGAtcattgtcagccatcatacatgCGACAATCCTATCACTGACAGATAACATCTGCTGCAGAAGAATGATCTGGTAATCTGGGAAAACTGTACGAAATTAGCTAAATGTATGGGCCTATGGGCAACACAATTGGGATCCATGAAACATGGACAGTATAGGAGACCAATTACAGAAAAATCATGTGGAAATATTTGAGATGAAGTCAACATTCTCATTTGTAGTGCTGTAGACGTACATACCTGACAATGGGGGCGAGCATGGCAAACAAGTAATATCATCTCTAATAGATGCAGGAACAGATTCTTTCTGCCTGTTTGGAAAAAGAAAAATGTGTAAATCACAAGTAAATGCAGTATAAAAGGGGTTGCCACAGTAGTTTAACTCCAACTATAAGGCCTATTAGGACATATGAGAGTAATAGAGGGGAAGGTTTCCTGCTTAAATCTACCTTTTATAGAGCAGAGCGAAAAACAACTACAAAGAATGGCTGGCATGCATTACTACATCTCCTACAGTgtgggcagcactaaaagtgcatgACTGGCTGCAGTTATAGGAGGTTACCATCAGCAGTTTCTGAAGCCCAATGACTGCTAATTATGGGGCGATGGATGCTGTTATTGATATTATGGTATTTATGTCCTATATTTGGAGTTGTGCACCTATATCAGCCTGGAGCTGCAAGTAATGACCCTATAATCTACTCACATTTCTAAGATATTTGTGCAGGATGCTTGGGTAAATTCTTCAGGTGACTTGGGATCCTCATCATTCATCCTCCTGGTAGCGGTGGTACAGAGCTAAATGCGGACAACAAGAAGAtgtgaaatactttttttttcttacttttagatatatttttaatttttttttaatatttgttgtTCTCATACTTACTATAGAAAGCCATTCAGAAGATGATGTAAAATTTTGGTAGTTAAAGCTCTCATTGTCCTCATCTACAAGACAAAGGTAATGAAGTATTATTTCAGGTTGTCAATATAACAGTCACCATTTAACCGTAATATTAATGTGAATCAATTGTCTCAAACTATGGTAGACGAGACAAACAGCTGCTTAGTCTAGATGACGTCTTCTACTTACTGATAGAGAAGCTTGTGTCCACGTTTGATTCAACCTGAGGAACATACTTCGGCTTCTGACTTAGAAGGTTTTTAAAGCATAAGCCAATCAGGAAAGAATTACCCTTGATCTCAAATGTTCCTGCtggaaaatacaaaacaaaagtgtTGCGGATATTGTCAGAGACTGTTTCATATCTGAACTGTTTAACTTAATCTGAACTAATGACGTTTCTGAGCAAACATGAAGGAAATTTACTGAAAGTCATATTATGAAGAATTAGAAATGGATGAGCTGATAGAGAAGTGCTGATTATCATAGACATGAGAGATATGTCCTATGTGTAATAAGCAAATTGTTACCTGTCCCAAGTCTTTCTTCAGGATTTTTTCTCAGCAGTCCAGTGATGAGGCACCGAGCATCAAAGCGAGGAACGGGTTCGCAATCCCAACGTAGGTGTCCTGTGATATAGAAAATTACAAAAAATGAAACATCTTTATTGGGCTGTAAGATAAAGCTAATGAAATAGGTAAACAAATGTAACCAACCAAAGCAATGATTGGATTATTCCGATTGGATTATTCCACTTACCACCGACAATATTGTTTTCAATCTCAGTTATGGTTTTCCCATCAAATGGTACAGATCCCACAAGGAATTGATGTAGTATGATCCCCATTGCCCACCAGTCAACAGGTCTTCCATAGCCTTTCTTTAGGATGACCTCTGGGGCTATATAATGTGGGGTGCCGTAGACCTAGAAACCAACAGAAGAAAGAGATGAGATTAATCATACTATTATGATGACAAGTTCTCACCATAAAAACACAATCACAGAAGATAAAATATCAGGGGAAAAGATCTCTAGAAATGAAGAATGCAGAGAAGAAACAGTGTGATGAGATTAGTTAAGAACAAGCTGCGTTTCTGTAAGTGATGCTCACCTCATGGTCCTTGAACTCTCTGCTGATCTCCTCTGCTGATTCATTGTAGATGTAGGTTTTTGGTATCATGACACCAAGTTTTGAAAGGCCAAAATCAGTAACTTTAATGTGTCCAGTAGATGTTATCAGAAGGCTGTGGAAGAAAAGATGGTTTTAACCTTGCAGACTATCTGATACTAAATGATAACATCCTTTATCATACTAGAGGGGGTACTTACTTCCCTGGCTTCAGGTCTCTGTGGACCACAACATAGCTGTGCAAGTATTCTACAGCAAGAACCGCTTCTGCAAAGTACAAGCGGGGCCAAGGGGACAGATAAAGGACCCCTGGTGCCTAATAGGGTCTGACAGTCACCACCTGTAGAAAAAAAGAAATATGACCGGTGAGGGGTTTATAAAGCAGATCACATGATGTATAATGGGAAGTGAGCCGAGATATTTGTCAGGAGAGAATATATACAGATATAATGAATAGTGCACATAATATTAGACTAAAGTAACAAGTAATAACATAAAGCTGAAGatactatctatccatccatcgatCTAAGCCCCTTAATGTTCTCACCAGCAATATACTTTTTATGGCCATTTCAAAAGTATGATGCTGTCAAGCGTGCCCCCACCCAAACACAGTGAGTATGGTTCCCCCAGTGAATCCTGCTCCCTACAGTATCACCCCACACATATGGTGTCAGTATGATGCACCCTCTCAGTAAGATGGCGCCCACAGTCCCTATACTCAGTATAATGTCCCAAACAGActcacacaatataatggcccccacatgtcTTCACTTAGTATAAAGTCCCCCTTAGCTCCTCACACATAATTTGGACCctaacacagaatgatgacccctacACAGAATAAGGTCCCCCACAGCACACCACTCAGTATGGAGACCCCACTCTGCGCAGGGGCATTCGACAAGTCAATCTGGGGGTATTAGCAGGCTCCCATTGCCTCGCACACAGTACTATGTCCCCCACAGCTACCCAATCAGTATTATGGCCCCTACAGATGCTGACAATAAAGCACTATTCCCCTCTCCCCAGTACCACGACATGCTGCTCTGGTCAGTCCGGTGTGAGTGCTGAGGCTCCACACTACAGGCGCGGTGCTGTGACTACTTGGCCCCTGCGGTGTACGGAGTCTCAGATCACAGTCTCACGACCACGGGCTGAATGGTGGACCGGGAGCTTTCGGCCTCCTGATGTGCCATTCTGTTCAGCAGTATTCACATTCTGAGGATACGGCCATCCTGAAATTGTGATGACTGGAGGAGTGATGTGACCCAATGCCAAGTGATACTGGGCCCCCTAGAACTCATGAGCCCCATAGTACCCCTGCTCACAGAACAATTAATTTCCAGGCATGGAGGTCATATATAACCTATAGTAAATGCTCTGTGGTGATGAAACCCACCAGCTGGACATATCGTAATGATATGATAAGATGTCAGCAGACGTGGACTGACTATAATAGAATACACATGTCCTACCTTCCACATACTCCATGACCATACAGAGGTGATATGTAGATGGAAAGGAGCAGAGCATGGAGGCCACAAAGGGACAATCAGAGAATGTTAAGATGTCCCTTTCCAGATAAGCCAATTCCACCTTGTCTAGAGCTTCCAGGTTCCGCTTGACCATTTTCTTCATTGCAAAGGTCTGATGTAAGTCTTTATGGCGCACTAAGTAGACGGAGCTGGAGAAAAGCACAATCCATGGTAAATAATCAATCGTTATTAACAGTCCATCTATAGAAGTCATTATATGATCTTCTGTACTAATTTCTTGGAGTCCGTCCGTCACTGGAGATACATTTCTAGAAATAATATAGCACTGcagtcacaagtgtgaccctggcctaagtcaTAATAAATGGAGGGGATGGAAGTAGTTAAATAATAATGGAGCTCATTCTACCCACCTGTCCGAGGTTCCCACCTGTCCATCCCTGCAGTTCTCCATCCTCAGGGCCAGGCTTTGGTTGCTCTGGCGCCCCCTTCTGGTGCTGAGACAGTGATTGGACTCAAGTGGTCATGGTGGAGGGTGCAGATGTCATTGACTCCAATATCGTGTCAGTCCTCCCGTGACCGTGTGTAGCCGATTACTCTTATCAGCTCCATAATGGAACCCAAAAAACCAAAGTCTGCTGAGGAGGAAGCTCTGGTGGAGGCGGCAGCAGAAGAACCGATGGGGTCTAGGACAAGTGACTGCAATGTATTATATTCATCCCTTTCCTTAAGGGTTTGTGCCCACattaagtatttgcagcagaacCTTTTACACCATATCTGAATTTCTAAGCAGGAAAAGCGATGCGTCAAATAGTCGCATTTTTGTCGCGTTTTTGATAcattttttacctgcgtttttgttgcagattttcccccactcattattatgtgtgaaatctgcagaaaaaatgctgaaagaattgacctgCTGCAGAGTTAAAGTGAAAGATAAGCATCGTGTGCacgagacttcaggaatctcagtCACTTTTCTGGCATCATGAAATCCCTCAGGTTATGTAACAAATctgagcagaaaaaaaacaaaaaaatgtgagAAGTCTGCGATGTGTGCACAGGTCCTTACAGTGTGACCTGTTCTAGGTCCGTACGCTCCACTGTCTAGAAATGAGCTGAATAGTGAGAATTGGATGTGGACAGTGATGTGGACTCCGATCATTTCCCTATGATAGCGCTGAATGGCAGAGCACAGAGGcagaagtgttgtcatagggaacCCTGAGCAATGTGGATTATACCAACAGAAATCTCACCCAAAAGCTCCAGCGCCGATCAGTTTGGATGTTTCAAAGTCGCTTATATGCGGCATTCTCGCTGGGATCAATGATTCAATCGCTCCCTATAAAAAATAAGAAATGATATTCAGATAAGAAAGCTGCAAGAAAAAAGCTCCAGATACAAAAACGTCTTCCTCCAATATTATGTCCCAGCTGATTCACAGTGATTGCATGTACAAGCAGAACGCTCCGCAGACACcgatgtcatttaaccccttaaggaacaGGGCTATTtccgttttttgttccccttcttcccagagccataactttagttttcggtcaatatggccaagtgagggcttgtttattttgtgggacgagttttatGTTGGAATTACACCATTGCTTTTACTATATCCTTCACTGAAAAGCCGGATAAaaaattctaaggctatgttcacacgatgcggttttcgctgcggatccgcagcggatttgcagctgcggatccgcagacgttttccatgcagggtacagtacaatgttaccctatggaaaacgaaatccgctgtgcccactatccttttttcggcttgaaaatcagcgcggattttcagcggaaaaaaataagtagcatgtcaattctttctgcggattccgctgcgggtttccacctgcaccaataggaaaaagcagctggaaacccgcagtggaatccgcagtagaaaaaggactgaaaaccgcagtgaaaaccaccgcaggttttgcactgcggttttcacaaatcaggacctgaaaaatccgcagcgaaaaaaggatcgtgtgaacaagccctaagtgtggtgaaactgcaaaaaagtgcaattccacaattgtttatttatttattttgttttttaccacattcactaaatgctaaaactgacctgccattatgattctccaagtcattacaagttcacagacaccaaacatgtctaggttctttttatttaagtggtgaaaaaaaatccaaagcttgTCAAAGCAAAAgacaaaaaatggcgccattttctgagactcgcagcgtctccatttttccttaTCTGGGTTAGGGATTcttttttgcacgctgagctgatgTTTGATATCAATTTTGGATAGatgcgatgttttgatcgcccgttattgcattttattgcaatgttgcagcgatcaaaaaagcataattctggcgttttgattttttgcttgctcatATTAATtaaccttctcttctccctctacacggccccaattggacagaccatcagcagatttggttttcagtaccatctttatgctgatgacacacaactatacacgtcatcccctgaccttacccccgctgtactacagaacgccactgactgtctgtctgcagtctccaacatcatgtccgctctctatctgaaactcaacctctccaaaactgaactgcttctgctcccgccttctactaacctccctaaatctgacatttccctctccgtgggtggcaccatcataacaccccggcagcaggcacactgtctgggtgttatgtttgactccgatctctccttcacctcccacatacaatgtcttgcccgctcgtgccgcttacacctaaagaacatctctagaatccgcccttttctcaccatggagacaacaaaaactctcactgtcgccctaatccactcccgtctggactactgtaacgctctattaattggtctccccctcactcgactttcccctctccagtctatccttaatgcagcagccagggtcgtccatctggctaatcgttactcggacgtgtccgctcttcgccagtcgttacactggctgcccattcattacaggatacaattcaaagtacttgttctcacccacaaagctctccacagtgcggcacccccttacatctcctccctcatttctgtctatcggcctaaccgacctctgcgctctgcaaatgactttcgactaacctctgcactaatccgtacctcccactcccgactccaagacttctcccgtgctgcgccaatcctctggaatgctctaccccaagacattaggaccatccacaacttgcatagttttaggcgctcgctcaaaacacatttgttcagagcggcctatcgcgttccctaatcaaactcattttatgtttttgtgcgtgtgtcactacttccatctacccccacccccagaagatggctggaccatcactgtaaatacaccattgtaaatacacacctgtgctttgtatctccccatttTTGCTTTatcactgtattgttaacgttgttaccgatgactgttgtgtttgaaactgttaaactgtaaagcgctgcggaatatgttggcgctatataaataaagattattattattattattattattattaatcttatATTTTGATTTATCAAGCGCTTCCgaatgcggcgatatcaaatatgtgtaattttcaagtacccaaagttctggtggcgaaaaTCATTGGGAGACATGAGAgactgatgcaggagatggtggataaatccggtgtgaAAAGACTGAGGACACCGGCTGATGacgaggtccaggtcatgggtgaagatgagATGGTCCCATTccttgtcggatccagagagagtcttgagaatatccgcatgctcctggaatattgcATGGCATgcctaagggaggtagaacagctgagacttgagagactgcaagttaataaacagctgccagaaaggcAAAGAAGATGGCGGCCACTTTAGACCCAAAATGTGGacaaaggggtggaagtacccagcctgaaggaagagttagTGGCAGTGACTCATCAGTTAGCTAAGTGTTGAGTGGCCTAGGTGGAAGACCTGGtagcggacgtgttgacaaagagtcagtccagacaggtcatatgggtgcaaggggattgcgacgccagCTTGACCATGATGCCCAAAACCGACTGAGAGGgccctctcgactggtagggcaaggtgacttgggtacccggtctcgagGCCCCTGGGTtaagacaaatgttcaaccccacaggtgtgaacagagggggggatatgtgatgcagtgacccctgtaacaggtagggggctctGCATGGTCTTCCCAGTATACgcatggaggtgtattgaggccataggaatgcatggcaatcacaGACATGACTGTGGTAGTGTGATGAAGTCTGGCagtattgtgaatggccgatacgtgtgtcgcagaggagaagactctgcgctgccagcctgaagcgatgtggtcttctgggacctatagtcccacaagtatATTGCATGTTTATAATGGAcggttggcagggctagttatgtgagatgggtgggacacactagccacacactcccacccaggggagtggttaaaaggtatataatgtgaccaggctgtgggtcacatgttcctctgtggttccagtgtttggatctgaaggGTCCAAGTACAAGGTTCTGGAAGCCCGTGTTGGAAGTCccgggagtaggattcctgaacacgtggtggggctttggactt is a window of Ranitomeya variabilis isolate aRanVar5 chromosome 2, aRanVar5.hap1, whole genome shotgun sequence DNA encoding:
- the LOC143810096 gene encoding uncharacterized protein LOC143810096 — protein: MNDEDPKSPEEFTQASCTNILEMQKESVPASIRDDITCLPCSPPLSENEAHEEIEQQNSDNEEMGEKREEIPAPEERKSSIYLSEEQQSSENEEKEEMSQDIPVHEDRKSSIPLSKAQQNSENEEKKEKRQRSRLRRFLSSCRRRLSRAARAFTCCCCCPSTI
- the LOC143810097 gene encoding microtubule-associated serine/threonine-protein kinase 3-like, translated to MIPKTYIYNESAEEISREFKDHEVYGTPHYIAPEVILKKGYGRPVDWWAMGIILHQFLVGSVPFDGKTITEIENNIVGGHLRWDCEPVPRFDARCLITGLLRKNPEERLGTAGTFEIKGNSFLIGLCFKNLLSQKPKYVPQVESNVDTSFSISK